One genomic segment of Agromyces intestinalis includes these proteins:
- a CDS encoding DUF72 domain-containing protein: MTDAAGRAPRARVGISGWVYPNWRGTFYPAGLRQRDELEYAASRLTSIEVNGSFYSLQKPANWARWRDAAPDDFVFAVKGPRFVTHIKRLDDVAAPLANFFASGLLALGPKLGPVLWQLPPTLAFDPDLLERFLGMLPRTRGAAAALATGHDERMEGRTWFAVPATDASPLRHAVEVRHPSFEERAHEWTAQLARHGVASVTADTAGRYPRIDATTADFAYARLHGDEELYTSGYDDGAIDRWAAWTRARLAEGRDAHLYFDNDAKVRAPFDAMALIARLAH, translated from the coding sequence ATGACGGATGCTGCGGGCCGGGCGCCGCGCGCCCGCGTGGGCATCTCGGGGTGGGTGTACCCGAACTGGCGCGGCACGTTCTACCCGGCGGGCCTCCGCCAGCGCGACGAACTCGAGTACGCGGCATCCCGACTGACCTCGATCGAGGTGAACGGCTCGTTCTATTCGCTGCAGAAGCCGGCGAACTGGGCACGCTGGCGCGACGCCGCGCCCGACGACTTCGTCTTCGCGGTCAAGGGCCCGCGATTCGTGACGCACATCAAACGCCTCGACGACGTCGCCGCTCCGCTCGCGAACTTCTTCGCGTCGGGGCTGCTCGCCCTCGGGCCGAAGCTCGGGCCGGTGCTCTGGCAACTGCCGCCGACGCTCGCGTTCGACCCCGACCTGCTCGAGCGGTTCCTCGGGATGCTTCCGCGCACGCGCGGCGCGGCCGCTGCGCTCGCGACCGGCCACGACGAGCGCATGGAGGGGCGGACGTGGTTCGCGGTGCCCGCCACGGATGCCTCGCCGCTGCGCCATGCCGTCGAGGTGCGTCATCCGTCGTTCGAGGAGCGCGCCCACGAGTGGACGGCCCAGCTCGCCCGGCATGGCGTGGCCTCGGTCACCGCCGACACCGCCGGGCGCTACCCGCGGATCGACGCGACGACGGCCGACTTCGCGTACGCGCGGCTGCACGGCGACGAGGAGCTGTACACGTCGGGCTACGACGACGGAGCGATCGACCGCTGGGCGGCGTGGACGCGCGCGCGGCTGGCCGAGGGTCGCGACGCCCACCTCTACTTCGACAACGACGCGAAGGTGCGGGCGCCGTTCGACGCGATGGCGCTCATCGCCCGGCTCGCGCACTGA
- a CDS encoding FAD-dependent oxidoreductase, which translates to MGDRTVQPDLTDSQWQRLLAYGVPSDAAEGEVLFRAGDAWADLILVETGLTEVVRDALPWMPETQIATIGPRGFLGEVGLLNGQRPFLTGRVVAPGRIRRIDRPALQRLMAEDDELCDLLLHTLWARREFLRAGPAALSLKIVASSSASAGLALRRYAERLDLVYTWVEADDPGNAELLATHGYRRDDMPVAIIQGEPLSNATPGEVSAALGLAYTNDDETPADLAVVGGGPAGLAAAIYGASEGLRTVLLDSIAPGGQSAATSRIENYLGFPFGVSGDTLTDQASLQALKFGVRVFAPCEAAALEWAADPLALALADGTRVHARAVIVTTGAQYRRLPIDRWDEFEQGGIYHAATPLEIRQVAGDPVVVIGGANSAGQAALALAANGCSVRLVVRGDGLSAAMSSYLVDRITEDPRIRIHTGTRVTGLHGDSSLERVTLSGTTSEAVECRGLFCFIGAEPATDWIRQLDRDDHGFLRTGTDIVRLDPAWGSMRRAPLPFETSLPRVFAAGDVRRGSMKRVAAAVGEGSSAVASVHLALSDLPG; encoded by the coding sequence ATGGGTGACCGCACCGTTCAGCCCGACCTCACCGACTCCCAGTGGCAGCGACTGCTCGCCTACGGCGTGCCCTCCGATGCCGCCGAGGGCGAGGTGCTGTTCCGCGCGGGAGACGCGTGGGCCGACCTCATCCTCGTCGAGACCGGCCTGACCGAGGTGGTGCGTGACGCCCTGCCGTGGATGCCCGAGACGCAGATCGCCACGATCGGGCCGCGCGGGTTCCTCGGCGAGGTGGGCCTGCTCAACGGGCAGCGCCCCTTCCTCACCGGCCGGGTCGTCGCCCCGGGCCGCATCCGGCGGATCGACCGTCCGGCGCTTCAGCGACTCATGGCCGAGGACGACGAACTGTGCGACCTGCTGCTGCACACGCTGTGGGCCAGGCGCGAGTTCCTGCGCGCCGGACCCGCCGCGCTCTCGCTGAAGATCGTGGCCTCATCGAGCGCATCCGCGGGCCTCGCGCTGCGTCGCTACGCCGAACGGCTCGACCTCGTCTACACCTGGGTCGAGGCCGACGACCCCGGCAACGCCGAACTGCTCGCAACGCACGGATACCGACGCGACGACATGCCCGTCGCGATCATCCAGGGCGAGCCCCTCTCGAACGCGACGCCCGGCGAAGTCTCCGCGGCCCTCGGGCTCGCCTACACGAACGACGACGAGACGCCCGCCGACCTCGCCGTCGTCGGAGGTGGGCCGGCCGGGCTCGCCGCCGCGATCTACGGCGCGTCCGAAGGGCTGCGCACCGTGCTGCTCGACTCCATCGCACCCGGCGGCCAGTCGGCCGCGACCTCGCGAATCGAGAACTACCTCGGATTCCCGTTCGGCGTCTCGGGTGACACCCTCACCGACCAGGCCTCGCTGCAGGCGTTGAAGTTCGGAGTCAGAGTGTTCGCGCCCTGCGAGGCCGCCGCCCTCGAGTGGGCGGCCGATCCCCTCGCACTCGCGCTCGCCGACGGCACCCGGGTGCACGCCCGCGCCGTCATCGTCACGACGGGCGCGCAGTATCGCCGACTTCCCATCGACCGGTGGGACGAGTTCGAGCAGGGCGGCATCTACCATGCCGCCACCCCGCTCGAGATCCGACAGGTCGCTGGCGACCCGGTCGTCGTGATCGGGGGTGCGAACTCCGCCGGGCAGGCCGCGCTCGCGCTCGCTGCGAATGGATGCTCCGTCCGGTTGGTCGTCCGCGGAGACGGGCTGTCGGCCGCGATGTCGAGCTACCTCGTCGACCGCATCACCGAGGACCCGCGCATCCGCATCCACACCGGCACGCGCGTGACCGGGCTGCACGGCGACTCCTCGCTCGAGCGTGTGACGCTGTCGGGCACGACGAGCGAGGCCGTCGAGTGCCGGGGCCTGTTCTGCTTCATCGGCGCCGAACCCGCGACGGACTGGATCCGTCAGCTCGACCGCGACGACCACGGATTCCTGCGCACCGGGACCGATATCGTGCGACTCGACCCCGCGTGGGGGTCGATGCGTCGCGCACCGCTGCCGTTCGAGACGAGCCTGCCACGGGTGTTCGCGGCGGGGGATGTGCGCCGAGGGTCGATGAAGCGCGTCGCCGCGGCCGTCGGCGAGGGCTCGAGCGCGGTCGCGTCGGTGCATCTCGCCCTCTCCGACCTGCCAGGCTGA
- a CDS encoding FUSC family protein, protein MSGGLAEPAGGTPGGEGRPTDAPGARRGWWRDIRALDIEVAARAAVAAAVPLAILLAVGRVEWAPYAAFGGMTAIFGRGEAYRGRVRTLTVAAVGLVASVGAGLWLSVSGAGTAGVAVALVGVLVGGLLTVNVARLGPPTPLFFVFALLVCASVPAPADEAWTRVGIAAGSALFAWAVSLSGWLLRRLLGPGRFKPLRAPTPVRWAALADPRVWLAIGQHVVGALAAGAAALLLGIGHPYWAVVSVSAVIPPAGAAHSFARAWHRVLGTTVGVGVTALVLWPEPAAWVLVLVVAVAQFGAEVFVGRHYGTALVFITPLALCVAHLAQPTAVGPLLIDRLVETALGCGVGMLAVLAGRAIRPTRG, encoded by the coding sequence ATGAGCGGCGGGCTGGCCGAACCGGCGGGCGGGACGCCCGGCGGTGAGGGTCGGCCCACGGATGCTCCGGGCGCGCGCCGCGGCTGGTGGCGCGACATCCGGGCGCTCGACATCGAGGTGGCCGCGCGTGCCGCCGTCGCGGCCGCGGTGCCGCTCGCGATCCTCCTCGCGGTCGGGCGCGTGGAGTGGGCGCCATACGCCGCCTTCGGCGGGATGACCGCGATCTTCGGCCGCGGCGAGGCGTACCGCGGCCGGGTGCGCACGCTCACCGTCGCGGCCGTCGGGCTCGTCGCGAGCGTCGGCGCCGGCCTCTGGCTCTCGGTCTCCGGTGCCGGCACCGCGGGCGTCGCGGTCGCACTCGTCGGCGTGCTCGTCGGGGGCCTGCTCACCGTCAACGTCGCACGCCTCGGGCCGCCGACCCCGCTCTTCTTCGTCTTCGCCCTGCTCGTCTGCGCGAGCGTGCCGGCACCCGCCGACGAAGCCTGGACCCGGGTCGGCATCGCCGCCGGGTCGGCGCTGTTCGCGTGGGCGGTGAGCCTGTCGGGGTGGCTGCTGCGGCGCCTGCTCGGGCCGGGGCGGTTCAAACCGCTGCGCGCGCCGACGCCGGTGCGGTGGGCCGCGCTCGCCGACCCGCGCGTGTGGCTCGCGATCGGCCAGCACGTCGTCGGGGCGCTGGCCGCGGGTGCCGCCGCCCTGCTGCTCGGCATCGGGCACCCCTACTGGGCGGTGGTGAGCGTGTCCGCCGTGATTCCGCCAGCCGGTGCGGCGCACTCGTTCGCGCGGGCGTGGCATCGCGTGCTCGGCACGACGGTCGGCGTCGGGGTCACCGCGCTCGTGCTGTGGCCCGAGCCGGCCGCGTGGGTGCTGGTGCTCGTGGTCGCCGTCGCACAGTTCGGCGCCGAGGTGTTCGTCGGCCGGCACTACGGCACTGCGCTCGTGTTCATCACCCCGCTCGCGCTGTGCGTCGCGCACCTCGCGCAGCCGACGGCGGTCGGGCCGTTGCTCATCGACCGGCTCGTCGAGACGGCGCTCGGGTGCGGGGTCGGCATGCTCGCCGTGCTCGCCGGGCGTGCGATCCGGCCGACCCGCGGGTGA
- a CDS encoding NUDIX domain-containing protein, whose product MNWPVRASRTVYENRWIRVVEDEVVKPDGAAGVYGVVEMANPAVFVVAVTDADEVLLVTIDRHTVGETVEVPAGGTDGEDALLAARRELLEETGYEASDWREIGRMHALNGIARAPETVFLATGLRPAADAAHHQGEEGISDVRAVPWAEVVRMLRAGEITDGETVAALMYAAIALGRLA is encoded by the coding sequence ATGAACTGGCCCGTGCGTGCGAGTCGCACCGTCTACGAGAACCGATGGATCCGCGTCGTCGAAGACGAGGTGGTGAAGCCCGACGGCGCCGCCGGTGTCTACGGCGTCGTCGAGATGGCGAACCCGGCGGTGTTCGTGGTCGCGGTGACCGACGCCGACGAGGTGCTGCTCGTCACCATCGACCGCCACACGGTCGGCGAGACCGTCGAGGTGCCCGCGGGCGGTACCGACGGCGAGGACGCGCTCCTCGCCGCGCGGCGCGAACTCCTCGAGGAGACCGGGTACGAGGCATCCGACTGGCGTGAGATCGGCCGCATGCACGCGCTGAACGGCATCGCCCGCGCACCCGAGACCGTGTTCCTCGCCACCGGGCTGCGGCCCGCCGCCGACGCGGCGCACCACCAAGGCGAGGAGGGCATCAGCGACGTGCGGGCGGTGCCGTGGGCCGAGGTGGTGCGGATGCTCCGGGCCGGTGAGATCACCGACGGCGAGACGGTCGCCGCGCTCATGTACGCGGCGATCGCGCTCGGCCGACTGGCGTGA